One Candidatus Krumholzibacteriia bacterium DNA window includes the following coding sequences:
- a CDS encoding ABC transporter ATP-binding protein, with protein sequence MAENDARPVFIARGLTKIYRVGEVDVHALRDVDLDILPGEFLVILGPSGSGKSTLLNILGGLDVPTSGTVHFLDHDLTDDDEEELTRYRREHVGFVFQFYNLIPSLTAMENVALVTELAERPMDPLHALELVDLSSRRDHFPSQMSGGEQQRVAIARAIAKQPDVLLCDEPTGALDVETGLVVLEALARVNRELDTTVAVITHNASIAGLAHRVVRMRSGTIAAIERNEHRAEPADIRW encoded by the coding sequence GTGGCTGAGAACGATGCCAGACCCGTCTTCATCGCCCGCGGACTCACCAAGATCTACCGGGTCGGCGAGGTGGACGTGCATGCCCTGCGCGACGTCGACCTCGACATCCTCCCCGGCGAATTCCTCGTCATTCTCGGTCCCTCCGGAAGCGGCAAGTCCACGCTGCTGAACATCCTGGGTGGGCTCGACGTTCCCACCAGCGGGACCGTCCACTTCCTCGACCACGACCTCACCGACGACGACGAAGAGGAGCTGACCCGCTACCGGCGCGAGCATGTGGGCTTCGTCTTCCAGTTCTACAACCTCATCCCCAGCCTGACCGCCATGGAGAACGTGGCGCTGGTGACCGAGCTGGCCGAGCGTCCCATGGATCCGTTGCACGCCCTGGAACTGGTTGATCTCTCAAGCCGCCGCGATCACTTTCCCTCGCAGATGTCGGGGGGCGAGCAGCAGCGGGTGGCCATCGCGCGCGCCATCGCCAAGCAGCCCGACGTGCTCCTGTGCGACGAGCCCACCGGCGCGCTGGACGTGGAGACCGGCCTGGTGGTGCTGGAGGCGCTGGCGCGGGTCAACCGCGAGCTCGACACCACGGTGGCGGTGATCACCCACAACGCCTCCATCGCCGGTCTCGCGCACCGTGTGGTGCGGATGCGCAGCGGGACCATCGCCGCCATCGAACGCAACGAACACCGCGCGGAGCCGGCGGACATCCGCTGGTAG
- a CDS encoding protein-L-isoaspartate(D-aspartate) O-methyltransferase translates to MVAAAAPPTDEEMTMKRKQMVEKQMERRGITDARVLEALRAVERHRFVPETAQEDAYEDYPLAIGFGQTISQPYIVALMTESIEPKPGDRVLEIGTGSGYQAAVLSLLVKDVYSIEIVEELGLAAAERLAQLGYDNVHVRVGDGYQGWPEHAPFDAIVVTAAPPEIPQALVDQLAEGGRMVIPVGTSYQELLMVEKKNGKVSRRVITVVRFVPMVPEKK, encoded by the coding sequence ATGGTGGCGGCCGCGGCCCCGCCCACGGACGAGGAGATGACCATGAAGCGCAAGCAGATGGTTGAGAAGCAGATGGAGCGGCGCGGCATCACCGATGCGCGCGTGCTGGAAGCGCTGCGCGCGGTGGAGCGTCACCGCTTTGTCCCCGAGACCGCGCAGGAGGACGCGTACGAGGACTACCCGCTGGCCATCGGCTTCGGGCAGACCATCTCGCAGCCGTACATCGTGGCGCTCATGACCGAGTCCATCGAACCGAAACCGGGTGACCGCGTGCTCGAAATCGGCACCGGCTCGGGATACCAGGCGGCGGTACTCTCGCTGCTGGTGAAGGACGTGTACTCCATCGAGATCGTGGAGGAGCTGGGCCTCGCCGCCGCCGAGCGGCTGGCGCAACTGGGCTACGACAACGTGCACGTGCGCGTCGGCGACGGCTACCAGGGCTGGCCGGAGCACGCGCCCTTCGACGCCATCGTCGTCACCGCCGCACCGCCGGAGATTCCGCAGGCGCTGGTGGACCAGCTGGCCGAAGGCGGGCGCATGGTGATCCCGGTGGGGACGAGCTACCAGGAACTGCTGATGGTGGAAAAAAAGAACGGCAAGGTATCCCGGCGCGTGATCACGGTGGTACGCTTCGTGCCGATGGTCCCCGAGAAGAAGTAG
- a CDS encoding mechanosensitive ion channel family protein: MVFVFASIFSGMSATTRELLTAGGIVALSLIVGFIADRVLLGSLRKLATTTEGKLDDVIVNSVKGVAVWAFLLVGIYMALPSVPLPDNIDNQLTTGMRIAVMLLSVFVVARLASGLAVHYAYKVVPSSASLANIVVNVIIFGIGLLVIFQTMGIQIAPLITAMGVGGLAVALALQPTLANFFAGLQLLALKEINTGDFIQLDSGQEGFVHDIGWRSTTLRMVRNNLVVVPNTKMTDAIIINYALPSEPFGVVLGIGVSYASDLEKVQRVSIEVAKEVIERVEGTVKEFEPAVRFNAFGDSSINFNLVIQCTNFPAQYLATHELVKAIHKRFNQEGIEIPFPIRTVYMKNAGE; encoded by the coding sequence ATGGTCTTCGTGTTTGCCTCCATCTTTAGCGGCATGTCCGCCACCACGCGCGAGCTCTTGACCGCGGGCGGCATCGTGGCGCTCTCGCTCATCGTCGGCTTCATCGCGGATCGCGTGCTGCTGGGAAGCCTGCGCAAGCTCGCCACCACCACCGAGGGCAAACTGGACGACGTCATCGTCAACTCGGTCAAGGGCGTGGCGGTGTGGGCGTTCCTGCTTGTCGGCATCTACATGGCGCTGCCATCCGTGCCACTCCCGGACAACATCGACAACCAGCTCACCACCGGCATGCGCATCGCGGTCATGCTGCTGTCCGTGTTCGTGGTGGCGCGCCTGGCCAGCGGACTCGCGGTTCACTACGCCTACAAGGTGGTGCCATCGTCGGCCAGCCTGGCGAATATCGTGGTCAACGTCATCATCTTCGGCATCGGTCTTCTGGTCATCTTCCAGACCATGGGCATCCAGATTGCACCCCTCATTACCGCCATGGGTGTGGGTGGTCTGGCGGTGGCGCTGGCGTTGCAGCCCACGCTGGCAAACTTTTTCGCCGGCCTGCAGCTGCTGGCGCTGAAGGAGATCAACACCGGGGATTTCATTCAGCTCGACAGCGGCCAGGAGGGCTTCGTCCACGACATCGGCTGGCGCTCCACCACCCTGCGCATGGTGCGCAACAACCTGGTGGTGGTTCCCAACACCAAGATGACCGACGCCATCATTATCAACTACGCCCTCCCCAGCGAGCCATTCGGGGTGGTGCTGGGTATCGGGGTCTCCTACGCGAGCGACCTGGAGAAGGTGCAGCGGGTGTCCATCGAGGTGGCGAAGGAAGTGATTGAGCGTGTGGAGGGGACGGTAAAGGAATTTGAGCCGGCCGTGCGCTTCAACGCATTCGGCGACTCGAGCATCAATTTCAACCTCGTCATCCAGTGCACCAACTTCCCCGCGCAGTACCTTGCCACGCACGAGCTGGTGAAGGCCATCCACAAGCGCTTCAACCAGGAGGGAATCGAAATTCCCTTCCCCATCCGCACCGTGTACATGAAGAACGCCGGCGAGTGA
- a CDS encoding FtsX-like permease family protein, which translates to MLHRKLRRDLWYYRGQILAVVLVMVAGIALFVSLRSMNGYLRTSLEDYYRSERFGDVFASLRRAPLSVAGDIAAIPGVAAVEARVVADVILDVAGAEEVVTGRLVSLPDTGPPALNRVVLDRGRLPVHRGEVVVSAAFARAHHLVLDKRVGAVLNGRLQQLTIVGIGYSPEFVYEIRGGMEFFPDNRRFGILWIGRRELAGAFDLDGAFNDVVVRLERGAGERAVIDAIDDRLERYGGLGAYGREDHLSHRFVSDEIQETRVTSIFIPSIFLGITAFLLHIVLSRLVGVEREQIAVLRAFGFPARRIVVHYLAFAAVPMTLGAVAGGGLGLWLASALAEMYTRFFQFPHAVYRPDPVVFAMAFGVSAAAVLAGSVSAVRAVLRLPPAEAMRPQAPPVYRRGVVDWLGIGRHVGPEARMVVRGLERRPVKTLLSALGIAFALAMVTTGRYSYDSIDRLKDIQFHRADRSDVSVLFNEPRTPAVRFELDRLPGVTRSELYRVAPVRLRNGSRVHTTAIFGLEAGSRLRRPVDAAGLSFDVPADGLMLTAALADMLGARTGDEVEVHFMEGERRTTVAPLVATVDEMVGSVAYMQLDALHRLARGPVQVNGAFMRVDADRRADTRRILAGRPGVGGVTERRAMLASFEKTVEESFVISLVTLLVFSVLIAVGIVYNSGRIALSERARELASLRVLGFTRREVVRMFLGEQAFLVGVSLPFGMVIAYGFCWLISARAQSELFRLPLVVETKSYLAGIVVVLVAAALTALALRRRVERLNLVEVLKARE; encoded by the coding sequence ATGCTGCACCGGAAACTTCGCCGCGACCTCTGGTACTACCGGGGCCAGATCCTCGCGGTGGTGCTGGTGATGGTGGCGGGAATCGCGCTCTTCGTGTCGCTGCGCAGCATGAACGGCTACCTGCGCACGTCCCTGGAGGACTACTACCGCAGCGAACGGTTTGGCGACGTGTTCGCGTCGCTGCGGCGCGCCCCCCTCTCGGTGGCCGGCGACATCGCCGCCATTCCCGGCGTGGCCGCCGTGGAGGCGCGCGTGGTGGCGGACGTGATCCTGGATGTTGCCGGCGCGGAAGAGGTGGTGACGGGGCGGCTGGTCTCGCTCCCGGATACGGGGCCGCCGGCCCTGAACCGGGTGGTGCTGGATCGCGGCCGTCTGCCCGTGCACCGCGGCGAGGTGGTGGTGAGCGCGGCGTTCGCGCGCGCCCATCACCTGGTGCTGGATAAACGCGTGGGCGCGGTGCTCAACGGGCGGCTGCAGCAGCTGACCATCGTCGGCATCGGCTACTCGCCGGAGTTCGTGTATGAGATCCGCGGCGGCATGGAGTTCTTCCCGGACAACCGGCGCTTTGGCATCCTGTGGATCGGGCGCCGCGAACTCGCCGGCGCCTTCGATCTGGACGGCGCGTTCAACGACGTGGTCGTGCGCCTGGAACGCGGGGCCGGCGAGCGTGCCGTCATCGACGCCATCGACGACCGCCTCGAACGATACGGCGGGCTCGGCGCGTACGGGCGCGAGGATCATCTGTCGCACCGCTTCGTGTCCGATGAGATCCAGGAGACGCGTGTCACCAGCATCTTCATCCCCTCCATATTCCTGGGGATCACCGCGTTTCTCCTCCACATCGTGCTGTCGCGGCTGGTGGGCGTGGAGCGCGAGCAGATTGCGGTGCTGCGCGCCTTCGGTTTTCCGGCGCGGCGCATCGTTGTGCACTACCTGGCGTTCGCGGCGGTGCCGATGACGCTGGGCGCGGTTGCGGGCGGGGGGCTGGGGTTATGGCTGGCATCGGCCCTGGCCGAGATGTACACGCGCTTCTTCCAGTTTCCACACGCGGTGTACCGGCCGGACCCGGTGGTATTCGCCATGGCGTTCGGCGTGAGCGCGGCGGCGGTGCTGGCGGGCAGCGTCAGCGCGGTGCGCGCGGTGTTGCGGCTGCCGCCGGCCGAGGCCATGCGGCCCCAGGCGCCGCCCGTGTACCGCCGGGGCGTCGTCGACTGGCTCGGTATCGGGCGGCACGTGGGGCCGGAGGCGCGCATGGTGGTGCGGGGCCTGGAGCGCCGGCCGGTGAAGACGCTGCTCTCGGCGCTGGGCATCGCCTTTGCACTCGCCATGGTGACGACGGGACGCTACAGCTACGATTCCATCGACCGCCTCAAGGACATCCAGTTTCACCGCGCGGACCGCTCGGACGTGTCGGTGCTGTTCAACGAGCCGCGCACGCCTGCGGTGCGCTTCGAGCTGGACCGGCTGCCGGGGGTGACGCGCAGCGAGCTGTATCGCGTGGCGCCGGTGCGGCTGCGCAACGGTTCCCGTGTGCACACCACCGCCATCTTCGGGCTCGAGGCGGGTTCGCGGCTCAGGCGCCCGGTCGACGCCGCCGGACTCTCCTTCGACGTGCCCGCGGACGGCCTCATGCTCACCGCCGCGCTGGCCGACATGCTCGGTGCGCGCACCGGCGACGAGGTCGAGGTGCACTTCATGGAAGGGGAGCGCCGCACCACGGTGGCGCCGCTGGTGGCCACGGTGGATGAAATGGTGGGATCGGTTGCGTACATGCAGCTCGACGCCCTGCACCGGCTGGCGCGCGGACCGGTGCAGGTGAACGGCGCGTTCATGCGCGTGGACGCCGACCGCCGCGCGGACACCCGCCGCATCCTGGCCGGGCGGCCCGGGGTGGGCGGCGTCACCGAACGCCGCGCCATGCTGGCGAGTTTCGAGAAGACGGTGGAGGAGAGTTTCGTGATCTCCCTGGTGACGCTGCTGGTCTTCTCCGTGCTGATCGCGGTGGGGATCGTATACAACAGCGGCCGCATCGCTCTCTCCGAGCGCGCGCGCGAGCTGGCCAGCCTGCGCGTGCTGGGTTTCACGCGCCGCGAAGTGGTGCGCATGTTCCTCGGTGAGCAGGCATTCCTGGTGGGGGTGTCGCTTCCCTTCGGGATGGTCATCGCGTACGGGTTCTGCTGGCTCATCTCGGCGCGCGCGCAGTCGGAGCTGTTCCGCCTTCCGCTGGTGGTGGAAACGAAGAGTTACCTGGCGGGCATCGTGGTGGTGCTGGTGGCCGCCGCGCTGACCGCGCTGGCGCTGCGCCGCCGCGTGGAACGGCTGAACCTGGTGGAAGTACTCAAGGCAAGGGAGTGA
- a CDS encoding GNAT family N-acetyltransferase, which yields MILNVDNLAVEVRAGTPADVPLLLTFIRAMAEFEKLTASATEASLRDALFGEDAVAHAHLAFVDGKPIAYAIYFFSFTSMMGRRALWLDDLFVDPAFRGKGIGKALMAYLAGIAVKHKCARFEWIVLDWNTSAIEFYQRLGADVLPDWRICRVDEAQLPRIASGLVVSTDAD from the coding sequence ATGATACTGAACGTGGACAACCTTGCAGTCGAGGTGCGCGCCGGAACGCCCGCCGATGTTCCGTTGCTGTTGACGTTCATCCGCGCGATGGCTGAGTTCGAAAAGCTGACCGCCTCCGCCACCGAGGCCTCGCTCCGCGACGCACTCTTCGGCGAGGATGCGGTGGCCCACGCGCACCTCGCATTCGTGGATGGCAAACCCATCGCCTACGCCATCTACTTCTTCTCCTTCACCAGCATGATGGGCAGACGCGCGCTGTGGCTCGACGATCTGTTCGTCGACCCCGCGTTTCGCGGCAAGGGCATCGGCAAGGCACTCATGGCCTACCTGGCCGGCATCGCGGTCAAACACAAGTGCGCGCGTTTCGAGTGGATCGTGCTCGACTGGAACACATCGGCAATCGAATTCTACCAACGCCTCGGCGCCGACGTCCTCCCCGACTGGCGCATCTGCCGCGTCGACGAGGCGCAACTGCCGCGCATCGCCAGCGGGCTGGTCGTTTCGACGGACGCCGACTAA
- a CDS encoding HlyD family efflux transporter periplasmic adaptor subunit, which translates to MRRPLRLVLRIGVPLLVAIVVWLALRPSPVPVETAVVDRGRVQVTVEEEGETLVHDRYRITAPVTGQLRRLTLRQGDAVSAGDVLAQVEPAPLGTRALEEARARLAAAIEAQRAAKATLERARAASQQAERERERAAQLVKDGLIAVEARERADLAAQTAARELDAASHNEKVAAYEVAQARAVVEPRPGASAITLSSPVAGCVLRIDDPSERVVAFGAPIMEIGDTSHLEVVADLLSNDAVRVSVGDTVEVHDWGGDSTLVAVVDVVEPSGFTKISALGVEEQRVNIRAMLANPPRQLGDRYRVMVRVVLWRGNDVLRIPRGAAIRTGAGWHAFVVEGGRVRERVIRAGRQGSGFVEVLDGLAAGDMVVMYPDERVRDGARVRSARP; encoded by the coding sequence ATGCGTCGACCCCTCCGGCTCGTGTTGCGTATTGGCGTCCCGCTTCTGGTGGCGATCGTGGTGTGGTTGGCGTTGCGCCCGTCGCCGGTCCCGGTGGAGACCGCGGTGGTGGATCGCGGCCGCGTGCAGGTGACGGTGGAGGAGGAGGGGGAGACGCTGGTGCACGACCGCTACCGCATCACCGCGCCGGTCACCGGGCAGTTGCGGCGGCTGACGCTGCGCCAGGGGGACGCCGTGAGCGCCGGCGACGTGCTCGCGCAGGTCGAACCGGCCCCGCTGGGGACGCGGGCACTGGAGGAGGCGCGCGCCCGCCTGGCGGCCGCGATCGAGGCGCAGCGCGCGGCGAAGGCAACGCTGGAACGCGCGCGCGCGGCGTCGCAGCAGGCCGAGCGGGAGCGCGAACGCGCCGCGCAACTGGTCAAGGACGGCCTGATTGCGGTGGAGGCCAGGGAACGCGCGGACCTTGCGGCGCAGACGGCGGCGCGAGAACTCGACGCGGCCAGCCACAACGAGAAGGTTGCGGCGTACGAAGTGGCGCAGGCGCGCGCGGTGGTGGAGCCGCGTCCGGGCGCCTCCGCCATCACCCTGTCCTCGCCGGTGGCGGGTTGCGTGCTGCGCATCGACGATCCCAGCGAACGCGTGGTTGCCTTTGGCGCACCCATCATGGAAATCGGCGACACCTCGCACCTGGAGGTGGTCGCGGACCTGCTCTCCAACGACGCGGTCCGGGTGTCGGTGGGGGATACGGTGGAGGTGCACGACTGGGGCGGCGACTCCACGCTGGTGGCCGTGGTCGACGTGGTCGAGCCGTCGGGGTTCACCAAGATCTCTGCGCTGGGCGTGGAGGAGCAGCGCGTCAACATCCGGGCCATGCTGGCCAACCCGCCGCGCCAGCTGGGCGACCGCTACCGTGTCATGGTGCGGGTGGTGTTGTGGCGCGGGAACGACGTGCTGCGCATTCCGCGCGGCGCGGCCATCCGCACCGGCGCCGGGTGGCACGCCTTCGTGGTCGAGGGCGGTCGCGTGCGGGAGCGCGTCATTCGTGCGGGCCGGCAGGGCAGCGGGTTCGTGGAAGTGCTGGACGGACTCGCAGCGGGGGACATGGTGGTCATGTATCCCGACGAGCGCGTTCGCGACGGCGCGCGGGTCCGCTCCGCGCGGCCCTGA
- the queF gene encoding preQ(1) synthase, with the protein MSTQPSRELEVFDNPQPDRDYLISFECPEFTCLCPRTGQPDFATIRIRYVPDRHCVELKSLKLYLWSYRNEGAFHEAVTNRILDDIAAAVKPRFIEVVGDFLVRGGIHTVVTVRRGDSPAA; encoded by the coding sequence AGTCTTCGACAATCCGCAGCCCGACCGGGACTACCTGATCTCGTTCGAGTGCCCGGAGTTCACCTGCCTGTGCCCGCGCACCGGGCAGCCCGACTTTGCCACCATCCGCATCCGCTACGTGCCCGACCGCCACTGCGTGGAGCTCAAGTCGCTCAAACTCTACCTGTGGTCATACCGCAACGAGGGCGCCTTCCACGAGGCCGTCACCAACCGCATCCTGGACGACATCGCCGCCGCCGTGAAGCCGCGCTTCATCGAAGTGGTGGGAGACTTCCTGGTTCGCGGCGGCATCCACACCGTCGTCACCGTGCGCCGCGGCGACTCCCCCGCGGCGTGA
- a CDS encoding glycosyltransferase family 39 protein — translation MLNTLSNRTLRLLLAALALAVRIPFAGYFDFVSFDGTFYLNQAKALLQGSLSGGAFPIGYPLMVAPVLAIVRDPVRAGMIVSLLAAVGTVLVFFELARRLANRTDALIGAVVLAATPLFIQTSLLTLSESAYVFWVMLTLALFGVGRFGLAGLAIGMAAATRPEAIAVAGTLGAILLVRWLRARRPAPRVLLLFVGCFLAVYAVNIAAMSVPRGGLTVLSRSGAFESKATPWMLRESSVDYEGKAILEEAARRSVTQLDRTSEYAQRLPRDLLHLFMQTLPLLPLLALFSRRATFVLAAFVPIFFIPLFTEDRGILRWMVPYLPPMILYGMMGVAAIARPRLRTLARAAVVLTALFAFFVNRGVLRTGLEDEMRPVKAVARNFASRVSPGDFIADRKPYFAFYAGGRYREIPIAPCGEAVASLAADNVRYLSLFQPVIHNLRPAMRPLVYDMAAIRGELRYKQVLFDRSGQIVYQRVLDEEPITDRPLTSPDTTALAPAWSPDGKTIAFRRFTKDGDGEICVIAAAGGTPRVIMKTGRIADFLSWSPDGKRITFSQVTDDNQDIAAVDLATGRVERLTRDPSRDYAPSWCRDTGEIVFGSDRNGTPGVWLLARPGVTPTLLSGDMPAGPPSISPRGDVVTWLDGVGRLVLLDRASGQRVVVAEPRGILAPAAWHPDGNVLAVAAYDWGVAEIYLIRVTDGRALRVTNRIRGKSMPAWSADGTEIAVASGEKSDVSLIVLGTLTPYLARLHDDDDVGAFQRPDDTRGEPPAPR, via the coding sequence ATGCTGAACACTCTTTCCAATCGAACGCTGCGGCTGCTGCTCGCCGCCCTCGCCCTCGCGGTGCGCATCCCCTTCGCGGGCTACTTCGACTTCGTCAGCTTCGACGGCACCTTCTATCTCAACCAGGCAAAGGCGCTCCTGCAGGGCTCGCTCTCCGGCGGCGCGTTTCCCATTGGCTACCCGCTCATGGTGGCACCGGTGCTGGCCATCGTGCGCGACCCGGTGCGCGCGGGCATGATCGTGTCGCTGCTCGCGGCGGTGGGGACGGTGCTGGTGTTCTTCGAACTGGCGCGCCGCCTCGCCAACCGCACCGACGCCCTCATCGGCGCCGTGGTGCTGGCCGCCACCCCGCTGTTCATCCAGACCTCGCTGCTCACGCTGTCCGAGTCCGCCTACGTGTTCTGGGTGATGCTCACCCTCGCGCTCTTCGGCGTGGGCCGCTTTGGCCTGGCGGGGCTGGCCATCGGTATGGCGGCGGCCACGCGCCCCGAGGCCATCGCGGTGGCGGGAACGCTGGGCGCCATTCTGCTGGTGCGCTGGCTGCGTGCGCGCCGGCCGGCGCCGCGCGTGCTGCTGCTGTTCGTGGGGTGCTTTCTGGCGGTGTACGCGGTGAACATCGCGGCCATGTCGGTGCCGCGCGGCGGGCTCACCGTTCTGTCGCGTTCGGGCGCGTTCGAGTCCAAGGCCACACCGTGGATGTTGCGCGAGTCGTCGGTGGACTACGAGGGCAAGGCGATCCTGGAAGAAGCCGCGCGCCGGAGCGTCACCCAACTCGACCGCACCTCGGAGTACGCGCAGCGCCTGCCGCGCGACCTGCTGCACCTGTTCATGCAGACGCTGCCGCTGCTGCCGCTGCTGGCGCTTTTCTCCCGGCGCGCGACGTTCGTGCTGGCCGCGTTTGTGCCCATCTTCTTCATACCGCTCTTCACCGAGGACCGCGGCATCCTGCGCTGGATGGTGCCCTACCTGCCGCCCATGATCCTCTACGGCATGATGGGGGTTGCGGCCATCGCGCGGCCGCGCCTGCGCACGCTGGCGCGCGCGGCGGTGGTATTGACGGCTCTGTTCGCGTTCTTCGTGAACCGCGGCGTGCTGCGCACGGGTCTGGAAGACGAGATGCGCCCGGTGAAGGCGGTGGCGCGGAACTTTGCGTCGCGCGTGTCGCCGGGCGATTTCATTGCCGACCGCAAGCCCTACTTTGCCTTCTACGCCGGCGGGCGCTACCGCGAAATCCCCATCGCCCCGTGCGGCGAGGCGGTGGCCAGCCTGGCCGCGGACAACGTGCGCTACCTGTCCCTGTTCCAGCCCGTCATTCACAACCTGCGCCCGGCCATGCGCCCGCTGGTGTACGACATGGCCGCCATCCGGGGTGAGCTGCGCTATAAACAGGTGCTCTTCGACCGCTCGGGGCAGATCGTGTATCAGCGTGTGCTGGACGAGGAGCCCATCACCGACCGGCCGCTCACCAGCCCCGACACCACCGCACTCGCGCCGGCGTGGTCGCCGGACGGAAAGACCATCGCCTTCCGGCGCTTCACCAAAGACGGCGACGGCGAGATCTGCGTGATCGCCGCCGCGGGGGGTACGCCGCGTGTGATCATGAAAACCGGACGCATCGCGGACTTCCTCTCCTGGTCGCCGGATGGAAAGCGCATCACATTCTCGCAGGTGACCGATGACAACCAGGATATCGCCGCGGTGGATTTGGCCACGGGTCGGGTGGAACGCCTCACCCGCGACCCATCGCGCGACTACGCGCCCTCGTGGTGTCGCGACACGGGCGAGATTGTGTTTGGTTCGGACCGCAACGGCACGCCCGGGGTATGGTTGCTGGCGCGCCCGGGTGTGACACCCACGCTGCTCTCCGGTGACATGCCCGCGGGGCCGCCCAGCATCTCGCCGCGCGGCGACGTGGTCACCTGGCTCGACGGCGTGGGACGCCTGGTGCTGCTGGACCGCGCCAGCGGCCAGCGCGTGGTGGTGGCCGAACCGCGCGGCATCCTGGCGCCGGCGGCGTGGCACCCGGATGGCAACGTGTTGGCGGTGGCGGCCTACGACTGGGGGGTGGCGGAGATTTATCTCATTCGTGTTACCGACGGCCGCGCGCTGCGCGTCACCAACCGCATCCGCGGCAAGAGCATGCCCGCCTGGAGCGCGGACGGCACCGAGATCGCGGTGGCGTCGGGAGAGAAGAGCGACGTGTCGCTCATCGTGCTGGGAACGCTGACGCCGTACCTGGCACGGCTCCACGACGACGACGACGTGGGCGCATTCCAGCGCCCCGACGACACCCGCGGCGAACCGCCGGCACCGCGCTAG